Proteins from a single region of Geovibrio ferrireducens:
- a CDS encoding ribonuclease HII — MDEVGRGCFAGPVVACAVIMPEGYADPRIIDSKKIAEKKREVIAESIRRNAVDYAFGVVCNQVIDRINILRATKQAMHMALSRLKTPYDNIIVDAVRLNVSVPIENPFKAEDSHMCVAAASILAKVYRDSMMKKLHMTYPEYGWYSNKGYGAKVHLDALKKYGATELHRMSFLKNADIKR; from the coding sequence ATGGATGAGGTGGGCAGGGGATGCTTCGCCGGGCCGGTTGTGGCCTGTGCCGTTATCATGCCCGAAGGCTACGCTGATCCCCGCATCATCGACTCTAAAAAAATAGCCGAGAAAAAACGCGAGGTAATAGCCGAAAGCATAAGGCGCAACGCCGTTGATTATGCATTCGGTGTTGTCTGCAATCAGGTCATAGACCGGATCAACATACTCCGCGCCACCAAACAGGCCATGCACATGGCACTCTCACGTCTGAAAACCCCTTATGACAATATAATAGTGGACGCAGTCAGGCTCAATGTCAGTGTACCCATAGAAAACCCATTCAAGGCGGAGGACAGCCATATGTGCGTGGCAGCCGCCTCCATACTGGCAAAGGTTTACCGTGACTCCATGATGAAAAAACTCCACATGACATACCCCGAATACGGCTGGTATTCCAACAAAGGTTACGGGGCAAAGGTTCACCTTGACGCTCTCAAAAAATACGGCGCAACAGAACTGCACCGGATGAGTTTCCTGAAAAATGCGGATATTAAAAGGTAA
- a CDS encoding AAA family ATPase, translating to MARADLLVFLVESIAKGDKLTYRKTVEAIIAEERQKQHNVLANKLERIIHSTPPERSAINGAHVEQKSNNLVQEILPKKKFADLILNDKILEICEAFVNEHHRAALLRTYNLEPRNRILLVGPPGNGKTSLAEAIAEALAIPLFVVRYESLIGSYLGETAGRLSKLFDFASTNRCVLFFDEFETLAKERGDTHETGEIKRVVSSLLLQIDRLPSHVVVIGATNHPELLDRAVWRRFQVRLNLGMPTRDNITQWFIRFQARVGVELGYAPETLAKSLFGKNFAEIEEFGQSVYRQYVLNMPNTKMKDIISKTLKTWREITTEVKQENMGG from the coding sequence ATGGCCAGAGCTGATCTTTTGGTTTTTTTAGTAGAGTCTATTGCTAAAGGTGATAAATTAACATATAGAAAAACAGTTGAGGCTATAATTGCAGAAGAGCGCCAGAAACAGCATAATGTTTTGGCTAATAAGCTTGAAAGAATCATTCATTCAACACCGCCTGAGCGCAGTGCGATCAACGGAGCGCATGTTGAACAAAAATCAAATAACTTAGTCCAAGAAATTCTTCCAAAGAAAAAATTTGCTGATCTTATTCTTAATGATAAAATATTAGAAATATGTGAGGCTTTTGTTAATGAACATCACAGGGCAGCACTTCTAAGAACTTACAATTTAGAACCACGCAATCGTATTCTTCTTGTAGGTCCTCCAGGGAACGGTAAAACGAGCCTGGCCGAAGCTATTGCTGAAGCGTTAGCCATTCCATTATTTGTAGTTAGATACGAATCTTTAATAGGTTCTTATCTAGGAGAAACAGCTGGAAGGTTAAGTAAGCTGTTTGATTTTGCTTCCACAAATAGATGTGTACTTTTTTTTGATGAATTTGAAACACTTGCTAAAGAAAGAGGTGATACTCATGAAACAGGTGAGATTAAGAGAGTGGTGAGTTCTCTTTTATTGCAAATTGATAGATTACCGAGCCATGTTGTAGTCATTGGTGCTACTAACCATCCTGAATTGCTAGATCGAGCTGTGTGGAGAAGGTTTCAAGTAAGGCTAAATCTCGGTATGCCAACAAGAGACAATATCACACAATGGTTTATTAGATTTCAAGCAAGGGTTGGAGTAGAGTTAGGCTATGCTCCAGAAACACTTGCCAAATCGTTGTTTGGTAAAAACTTTGCAGAAATTGAAGAGTTTGGGCAATCAGTTTATAGGCAATATGTGTTGAATATGCCTAACACAAAGATGAAAGATATTATCTCAAAAACTTTGAAAACTTGGAGAGAAATAACAACAGAAGTTAAACAAGAAAATATGGGAGGATAA
- a CDS encoding peptidyl-prolyl cis-trans isomerase: MMKKTAILLILTAFLFGCGDNGKKTSADKRPKAEKRTILKINGAEIDNSELLDYAYFTVLEMDPLTVENQDVKDRIVRNFIIHRLLLDEAKKRGLDIGDERSAKIAGYIDKMEEGRAAENGDNETDEVLKNRLKKQMVENVLVQKMLTQVADTNVQVTDDELKAYYEENKTRFNGKRTANVFMILTIEEEKAKEAMAQLKKGVPFAEVAEEYSISDEKKNGGNLGWISMDDYPEVFAEAFRLRAGETSGIIKSEYGFHIFRTVAYRDGENKRFDQVKSEIYARLYSQKQEESVRNFIDEIYGKAEIINVAPASFEPLTAGSGAGN; this comes from the coding sequence ATGATGAAAAAGACAGCTATATTACTAATTTTAACGGCATTTCTTTTCGGCTGCGGCGATAACGGCAAAAAAACATCTGCCGACAAGCGCCCGAAGGCTGAAAAACGCACAATTCTTAAGATAAACGGTGCGGAGATAGATAACTCCGAGCTTCTGGACTATGCCTATTTCACCGTGCTGGAGATGGACCCGCTCACTGTGGAGAATCAGGACGTGAAAGACCGCATAGTGCGCAATTTCATAATCCACAGGCTGCTTCTGGACGAGGCGAAAAAGCGCGGACTTGACATAGGCGATGAGAGAAGCGCTAAGATTGCCGGATATATCGATAAGATGGAAGAGGGCAGAGCGGCCGAGAACGGAGACAACGAAACTGATGAGGTGCTGAAAAACCGCCTGAAAAAACAGATGGTTGAGAATGTGCTGGTTCAGAAGATGCTTACTCAGGTGGCTGACACCAATGTTCAGGTTACTGATGATGAGCTTAAAGCCTATTATGAAGAAAATAAGACCCGCTTTAACGGGAAAAGAACAGCTAATGTCTTCATGATACTCACCATAGAAGAGGAGAAGGCGAAAGAGGCCATGGCGCAGCTTAAAAAGGGTGTGCCATTTGCTGAGGTGGCGGAGGAATACTCCATATCCGATGAGAAGAAAAACGGCGGGAACCTCGGCTGGATCTCCATGGATGACTATCCGGAAGTTTTTGCGGAAGCCTTCAGGCTGAGAGCGGGGGAAACCAGCGGTATAATCAAGTCGGAGTACGGTTTTCACATCTTCCGCACAGTTGCCTACAGGGACGGCGAAAATAAAAGATTTGATCAGGTAAAATCAGAAATATACGCAAGACTCTATTCACAGAAACAGGAAGAAAGCGTAAGGAACTTTATAGATGAAATTTATGGTAAAGCTGAGATCATTAATGTTGCTCCTGCTTCTTTTGAGCCTCTCACAGCAGGTTCAGGCGCAGGTAATTGA
- a CDS encoding S8 family peptidase, with protein sequence MPERPLLFFPSPSRASREKRPSGFSKISIPSASFQFQRFQPKLKVLVNAFEKQRIQIRSSITGVEPEFVLVIETIGDISNFHNAVAKIEGFEWLSEFALDNIEPDDIFFDQADKTKPLSGKVYMVFSNLSGMQQLISLWERYSKNYESSFEHGLAPFKSLFTHVKDIRLWNYIDRLENAGFISYWEGHLDFHKGKDCFVEVELWFRQNSDKRNGIEKRFKEMLSSLSASVVDSCVISEISYHALLIKVNYNVIVNMVNSPEYIEFVKCDDVMLFRPTGQMLIINETIEEVADVSSPHELASEEEPVIGLLDGLPLSNHNLLKDRLVLDDPYGFEDNIEAKDRIHGTSMASQILYGDYSLNKVPLKWKLYVRPILFPQTDFHGKSIESIPENILLVDLIHASVKRMLDGDGEFSAQAPSVKVINLSLGIRNTNFNNTMSPLAKLLDWLSYKYNVLFIVSAGNCENSFDLGISYSEFSNLDEKQQVKQVISRIYATEHDRKIISPAESINSITVGAQHDDKCFSYTAGNRVDICNQPLASTISRLGLGYRRSVKPDLIHAGGRQLYTEPIIGSETLLKLNNISKEPGIYSASPGGMCYSRGTSNATALTSHNAGICLQTLEALTERGFDEYGEKLVPILKAMLIHGCSWGDLGNIIREAIKDNISSKRVKPIISKWLGYGVPDIKRVIECTEQRATVIGFGELDTDEADLFDLPLPPSLASVKIPRKLTITLAWISGIEAQNQKYRQASLWFESPRESFVKGRQEADWRSVRNGTIQHEIFEGNDADPYIDGEKIRVKINCRGDAGKLSDKVKYGLLVTLEVKEGVNVPLYTEIKDRIQIGTSVQINM encoded by the coding sequence ATGCCTGAACGTCCACTTCTCTTTTTTCCATCCCCATCGAGAGCGTCTAGAGAAAAGCGCCCATCTGGTTTTTCAAAAATTTCTATTCCTTCTGCTTCTTTTCAATTTCAACGTTTTCAGCCGAAATTAAAAGTCCTAGTTAATGCATTTGAAAAACAAAGGATTCAAATACGGTCAAGTATTACAGGTGTGGAACCAGAGTTTGTCTTGGTTATTGAAACAATAGGAGACATCTCTAATTTCCATAATGCTGTTGCGAAGATAGAAGGTTTTGAGTGGTTGTCTGAGTTTGCACTTGATAATATTGAGCCAGATGATATTTTTTTCGACCAAGCTGATAAAACTAAGCCTTTGTCCGGTAAAGTATATATGGTTTTTTCAAATCTCAGTGGAATGCAGCAGCTTATTTCTCTTTGGGAAAGATATTCAAAAAATTATGAAAGCTCATTTGAACACGGACTTGCTCCATTTAAATCTCTTTTTACACATGTTAAAGATATCCGTTTATGGAACTATATTGATAGATTAGAGAATGCTGGATTCATTTCATATTGGGAGGGACACTTAGATTTTCATAAAGGAAAAGATTGCTTTGTGGAAGTCGAACTGTGGTTTAGGCAAAATAGTGATAAAAGAAACGGTATTGAAAAACGTTTTAAAGAAATGTTAAGTTCATTGAGTGCTTCTGTTGTTGATTCCTGTGTAATCTCAGAGATTTCTTATCATGCTTTATTAATTAAAGTGAATTATAATGTAATTGTAAATATGGTGAATTCTCCTGAATACATTGAATTTGTTAAATGTGATGATGTCATGCTGTTTAGGCCAACTGGGCAGATGTTGATTATAAATGAGACTATTGAAGAAGTTGCTGATGTCTCTTCACCCCATGAACTTGCTTCCGAAGAAGAGCCAGTCATTGGGCTTTTAGATGGTTTACCTTTATCGAATCATAATTTGTTAAAAGATCGCTTGGTGCTAGATGATCCTTATGGTTTTGAAGATAATATTGAAGCCAAAGACAGAATTCATGGCACAAGTATGGCTTCGCAAATTCTTTATGGAGATTATAGTCTTAATAAGGTTCCACTTAAATGGAAATTGTATGTACGACCGATATTATTCCCTCAAACTGATTTTCATGGGAAATCAATTGAGTCTATTCCTGAAAATATTTTATTAGTGGATTTGATTCACGCTTCTGTCAAGAGGATGCTTGACGGTGATGGAGAGTTTTCTGCACAAGCTCCTTCTGTCAAAGTCATAAATTTATCGTTAGGAATTAGAAATACTAACTTTAATAATACCATGAGTCCTCTTGCTAAACTATTAGACTGGTTAAGTTATAAATATAATGTATTATTTATTGTCAGTGCAGGCAACTGCGAAAATTCTTTTGATTTAGGGATAAGCTATTCAGAATTCAGCAATCTAGATGAAAAACAGCAAGTTAAGCAAGTGATAAGTCGAATATACGCGACTGAGCACGATAGAAAAATAATATCTCCTGCTGAATCAATAAACTCAATCACAGTTGGGGCACAGCACGATGATAAATGCTTTTCGTATACAGCTGGCAATCGTGTTGACATATGCAATCAGCCATTAGCCAGTACTATTTCTCGGTTGGGTTTAGGTTATCGCAGATCAGTTAAGCCTGATCTTATTCATGCTGGTGGACGACAACTTTACACAGAACCAATAATTGGATCTGAAACGTTGCTTAAGCTGAATAATATAAGTAAAGAGCCCGGTATCTATTCTGCATCACCGGGAGGAATGTGTTATTCGAGGGGAACAAGTAATGCGACTGCTTTGACAAGTCATAATGCGGGTATTTGCCTTCAAACTTTAGAGGCATTAACTGAGAGAGGTTTTGATGAATATGGAGAAAAACTTGTACCTATTCTAAAGGCAATGTTAATCCACGGTTGTTCTTGGGGTGATTTAGGTAATATAATAAGAGAAGCAATTAAAGATAATATTAGTAGCAAAAGAGTTAAGCCTATCATATCGAAGTGGCTTGGCTACGGGGTTCCTGATATAAAAAGAGTTATAGAATGCACAGAGCAGAGAGCGACTGTTATTGGTTTTGGCGAATTAGACACTGATGAAGCCGATCTTTTTGATCTTCCTTTACCACCGTCATTAGCATCTGTTAAAATACCTCGAAAACTGACAATTACTCTTGCGTGGATATCAGGTATTGAAGCCCAAAATCAAAAATATCGTCAAGCAAGTTTGTGGTTTGAATCGCCAAGAGAATCTTTTGTAAAAGGACGTCAAGAAGCTGATTGGCGTAGTGTCAGGAATGGTACTATTCAACATGAAATATTCGAAGGAAACGATGCTGATCCTTACATAGATGGTGAGAAAATACGAGTAAAAATCAATTGCAGAGGGGATGCAGGGAAATTGTCAGATAAAGTTAAATATGGTCTTTTGGTTACTTTAGAAGTTAAAGAAGGAGTAAATGTGCCGCTTTACACGGAAATAAAAGACAGAATACAAATAGGAACCTCTGTTCAGATTAACATGTGA
- a CDS encoding YraN family protein, with amino-acid sequence MRILKGKSGEDKAAAFLRKKGYAVIKRNYRAKTGEIDIIAEKDGTLVFVEVKTRSTDAFGEGYQSVTHAKQDKIIRTAEFYLMENNMEKLCRFDVISIDNSEITHIINAFGA; translated from the coding sequence ATGCGGATATTAAAAGGTAAATCAGGCGAGGACAAAGCGGCGGCGTTCCTCAGAAAAAAAGGTTACGCCGTGATTAAGCGGAACTACCGCGCCAAAACAGGCGAGATAGACATAATCGCCGAAAAAGACGGCACTCTGGTGTTTGTCGAAGTCAAAACCCGCTCCACAGATGCCTTTGGAGAAGGATACCAGTCAGTAACACACGCCAAACAGGATAAAATTATACGCACTGCCGAGTTCTATCTCATGGAAAATAATATGGAAAAACTCTGCCGCTTCGATGTGATTTCCATAGACAACTCTGAAATAACACACATAATAAACGCATTCGGTGCGTAA
- a CDS encoding D-sedoheptulose-7-phosphate isomerase: MEDFISDIFDEMRETQARFSAESMPVLIGISTEIVKCFENGGKVLIFGNGGSAADSQHIAAEFTNRFKMERPPLPAIALTTDTSALTAIGNDYSFEEVFDKQLKALGNTNDIAWGISTSGNSPNVLAALRTAGRQGMTTIGFTGKDGGLMRGLCDHLLISPSECTPRIQEIHIAAAHIICELVDEIMFGRFG; the protein is encoded by the coding sequence ATGGAAGATTTCATAAGCGATATTTTTGATGAGATGCGGGAGACTCAGGCGAGGTTTTCGGCCGAGTCTATGCCCGTGCTGATAGGCATATCCACTGAGATAGTGAAGTGTTTTGAGAACGGCGGGAAGGTGCTGATTTTCGGCAACGGCGGTTCTGCTGCGGATTCCCAGCATATAGCTGCGGAGTTTACCAACCGTTTCAAGATGGAGCGTCCGCCTCTGCCTGCCATTGCGCTGACGACTGATACGTCCGCCCTGACGGCGATAGGCAATGACTACAGCTTTGAAGAGGTTTTCGACAAGCAGCTTAAGGCACTTGGCAACACCAACGACATAGCGTGGGGGATTTCCACCAGCGGCAACTCGCCCAACGTTCTGGCTGCCCTTCGCACTGCGGGAAGGCAGGGGATGACCACCATCGGCTTTACCGGCAAGGACGGCGGTCTGATGCGCGGTCTGTGCGATCATCTGCTTATCTCCCCTTCGGAGTGCACTCCGAGGATTCAGGAGATACACATCGCCGCTGCGCACATCATCTGCGAACTGGTGGATGAGATAATGTTCGGCAGATTTGGCTAG
- the hypA gene encoding hydrogenase maturation nickel metallochaperone HypA has product MHEVSIAQSLMDVVFETARKSGAKKINKVFVKIGRLQAVESSSLMFAFDALKDGTMAEEGELIVENVPLTGKCMDCGNENTFEQIFMQCPKCGSHAVKILTGEELQITEIEVD; this is encoded by the coding sequence ATGCATGAAGTCAGTATCGCCCAGAGTCTTATGGATGTGGTTTTCGAAACAGCCAGAAAAAGCGGCGCTAAGAAAATAAATAAAGTTTTTGTGAAAATAGGCAGGTTACAGGCTGTGGAGAGCTCCTCCCTGATGTTTGCCTTTGATGCCCTCAAGGACGGCACAATGGCCGAAGAAGGGGAGCTTATAGTTGAAAATGTGCCCCTCACCGGAAAATGCATGGACTGCGGCAATGAAAACACCTTTGAGCAGATTTTCATGCAGTGTCCCAAATGCGGCTCCCACGCAGTGAAAATCCTCACCGGGGAAGAACTGCAAATCACCGAGATTGAAGTGGACTGA
- the mfd gene encoding transcription-repair coupling factor, whose protein sequence is MDFTSITGGLWGAGAAYRLRKNFSGGRVLVIAPDRNRFDLLLSELIFFFGADKVAPFPEYTQEPFEEARVLTDVLSMRVSTLHRLMSGFEGVVVTTPKSLARALPPADVFAASVINLKKKGRADREELRYALEYSGYVNVELVSGQGEYTIRGDIAEVFTPQMENPVRIEFFDDEIDRMDVFESFSRRTERKLEELTILPAGEALFDEDDLAAVKIPHVSEKAKSFGKFAGCHWFSPFIYRSMASLFDYLGAGTQVVTLERDLADAFIEIDNTVRDKQDHYGLPAGSEKNFINAETAERLLSARDLHLFEESVDADSEDGGLISSAARFTHEKKNLYQSVTDAAAKIKDLLDDRYGVLVCIESRKLKSLFLDFMRDHEIAVTEISSYLKLPAHGIGLYGEKVSGGFIDPRGKVAVVTDEDIFGTVKKKVRKAKKEVYATSLNDLEPDDYVVHVDYGIGIYRGLVHKEIGGVAGDFLVLEYENGEILYVPLDKIGHIQKYIGAEGRAPRVHSLQTSTWKKLKVQASARAKKLAIDLLKLYADRKVKTGFAFRDDGVLLEQFEQGFEYDETDDQLSAIHDVYQGMEDEKPMERLVCGDVGFGKTEVAMRAACKAVACGKQVGVLVPTTVLARQHYVNFKKRFADMPVNVDYISRYKTASEIKKTLRKLAAGEVDIIIGTHRLLSRDVEFRDLGLLVIDEEQRFGVAHKEKITALKSNIDIIYLSATPIPRTLQLSMSGIRDISVIETPPEERLPIITRVIKTDDEIKNALLKELERGGQVYFLHNRVEDIESVAESVRKLVPHARLGIAHGQMTADGMESVLYSFYQGELDVLVCTTIVENGIDIANANTIIINNAAHFGLAQVYQLKGRVGRSRRRGYCYMLVPSMTSLNEIARKRLKIIQQLSDLGSGVKIAFYDLQLRGAGDLLGADQSGFMVKIGYELFLQMIEEAVKELKGELNNSRETEVASALPYFISAEYVEDVSLRFDYYRRFSKIQSEKEMRGLLDDLMQVYGDVRPETENLGWIMLMKNLAGKAYAEKLAIHTGRVRITFDKDTPLSPAKLVQVLGEAKAVYKFENENSLVLYFEKKDDFLQKTCEILSELVEV, encoded by the coding sequence ATGGACTTCACTTCAATAACGGGCGGTTTATGGGGCGCAGGCGCCGCATACCGTCTCAGAAAAAATTTCAGCGGGGGCAGGGTGCTTGTCATCGCCCCCGACAGAAACCGTTTTGATCTTCTTTTATCCGAGCTGATTTTCTTTTTCGGAGCGGATAAAGTCGCGCCTTTTCCGGAATACACACAGGAACCCTTTGAGGAAGCCAGAGTTCTTACCGATGTCCTCTCCATGCGTGTCAGCACACTGCACAGGCTTATGAGCGGCTTTGAGGGTGTTGTTGTAACCACCCCGAAATCCCTTGCCAGGGCTCTTCCCCCTGCGGATGTTTTTGCGGCGTCAGTAATAAACCTGAAAAAGAAGGGCAGGGCGGACAGGGAGGAACTGCGGTACGCGCTGGAATATTCCGGTTATGTAAACGTTGAGCTTGTTTCCGGTCAGGGTGAGTACACAATCAGGGGCGACATAGCGGAGGTTTTTACTCCGCAGATGGAAAACCCTGTGAGAATAGAATTTTTTGATGACGAAATAGACCGCATGGATGTTTTCGAGTCATTCAGCCGCAGAACAGAGAGGAAGCTGGAGGAGCTTACTATTCTTCCGGCTGGTGAGGCGCTTTTTGATGAGGATGATCTGGCTGCGGTGAAGATTCCCCATGTGAGCGAGAAGGCGAAAAGCTTCGGCAAGTTTGCCGGATGCCACTGGTTCAGCCCTTTTATATACAGAAGCATGGCAAGCCTTTTTGACTATCTCGGTGCTGGGACGCAGGTTGTGACCCTTGAGCGGGATCTGGCGGATGCATTCATAGAGATAGACAATACAGTCAGGGATAAGCAGGATCACTACGGTCTTCCGGCGGGGAGCGAGAAAAACTTCATAAACGCAGAAACAGCGGAAAGGCTCCTCAGTGCCCGTGATCTCCACCTCTTTGAGGAGTCTGTGGATGCGGACAGTGAAGACGGCGGGCTCATCAGCTCGGCGGCGCGGTTTACCCATGAGAAGAAGAACCTCTACCAGTCGGTGACGGATGCCGCGGCGAAGATAAAGGATCTGCTGGATGACAGATACGGTGTGCTGGTCTGCATAGAGAGCCGCAAGCTCAAGAGCCTGTTTCTGGACTTCATGCGGGATCATGAAATAGCGGTTACGGAAATATCCTCATATCTCAAACTCCCTGCCCACGGAATAGGGCTTTACGGGGAGAAGGTGAGCGGCGGCTTTATCGACCCAAGGGGGAAGGTGGCTGTTGTAACCGATGAGGACATCTTCGGAACGGTTAAGAAAAAGGTCAGAAAAGCGAAGAAAGAGGTATATGCCACAAGCCTGAATGACCTTGAGCCGGATGATTACGTTGTCCATGTGGATTACGGAATAGGTATATACAGAGGCCTTGTCCATAAGGAGATAGGCGGTGTTGCCGGTGATTTCCTCGTTCTTGAGTACGAAAACGGGGAGATACTCTACGTTCCGCTGGATAAAATAGGCCATATTCAGAAATATATAGGTGCGGAAGGCAGAGCACCGAGGGTGCACAGCCTCCAGACCAGTACGTGGAAAAAGCTGAAAGTTCAGGCGAGCGCAAGGGCTAAGAAGCTGGCAATAGACCTGCTGAAACTGTACGCAGACAGAAAGGTGAAAACAGGTTTTGCATTCCGGGATGACGGAGTGCTTCTGGAGCAGTTTGAACAGGGCTTTGAGTATGACGAAACGGACGATCAGCTTTCTGCCATACATGATGTTTATCAGGGTATGGAGGACGAGAAGCCGATGGAGCGCCTTGTCTGCGGTGATGTGGGTTTCGGGAAAACAGAGGTGGCTATGCGCGCCGCCTGCAAGGCCGTTGCCTGCGGCAAGCAGGTGGGTGTTCTTGTTCCCACCACGGTTCTTGCCCGCCAGCATTATGTAAACTTCAAGAAACGCTTTGCTGATATGCCTGTGAATGTGGACTATATCAGCAGATACAAAACAGCCTCTGAAATAAAAAAGACCCTTCGCAAACTTGCGGCCGGTGAGGTGGATATAATAATCGGCACTCACAGGCTGCTTTCCAGGGATGTGGAGTTCCGTGATCTGGGGCTTCTTGTGATAGACGAGGAGCAGCGCTTCGGTGTCGCCCATAAGGAAAAGATAACCGCTCTCAAGAGCAACATAGATATAATCTACCTCTCTGCCACGCCCATCCCCCGCACATTGCAGCTTTCCATGTCCGGCATACGGGATATAAGCGTAATAGAAACACCGCCGGAGGAGAGGCTGCCGATTATAACCCGTGTCATCAAGACCGATGATGAGATCAAAAACGCCCTGCTTAAGGAGCTTGAGAGGGGCGGGCAGGTGTATTTTCTCCATAACAGGGTTGAGGATATAGAATCCGTTGCGGAATCCGTGCGGAAGCTTGTGCCCCATGCGAGGCTTGGAATCGCTCACGGGCAGATGACCGCAGACGGTATGGAGAGTGTGCTCTACAGCTTTTATCAGGGCGAGCTTGATGTGCTTGTCTGCACTACTATTGTGGAAAACGGAATAGATATAGCCAATGCCAACACTATTATCATAAATAATGCCGCCCACTTCGGCCTTGCGCAGGTTTACCAGCTTAAGGGGCGTGTGGGGCGCTCACGCAGAAGGGGCTACTGCTACATGCTTGTACCGAGTATGACAAGCCTCAATGAAATAGCCCGCAAAAGGCTTAAGATTATTCAGCAGCTCTCTGACCTCGGCAGCGGGGTGAAGATAGCCTTCTATGACCTCCAGCTTAGGGGGGCAGGCGATCTTCTCGGTGCTGATCAGTCGGGCTTCATGGTGAAGATAGGCTATGAGCTCTTCCTCCAGATGATAGAGGAGGCGGTGAAGGAGCTTAAGGGTGAGCTTAACAACTCCCGCGAGACGGAAGTGGCCTCTGCTCTGCCTTACTTCATTTCTGCCGAATATGTGGAGGATGTTTCGCTCAGGTTCGACTACTACAGGCGTTTCTCCAAGATACAGTCAGAGAAGGAGATGCGGGGTCTTCTGGATGACCTTATGCAGGTTTACGGGGATGTAAGGCCGGAGACGGAAAATCTCGGCTGGATAATGCTTATGAAAAATCTGGCAGGAAAAGCATATGCGGAAAAACTCGCCATACATACAGGGCGTGTCCGCATAACTTTTGATAAGGACACCCCCCTTTCCCCGGCAAAGCTTGTTCAGGTGCTGGGCGAGGCGAAGGCGGTTTACAAGTTCGAAAACGAAAACAGCTTAGTGCTTTATTTTGAGAAAAAAGACGATTTCCTGCAAAAAACATGCGAAATTCTTTCTGAACTGGTTGAGGTCTGA
- the hypB gene encoding hydrogenase nickel incorporation protein HypB yields the protein MTKLDVNKRILSKNEELAEALKEGFDRDRTLVLNFVSSPGSGKTTLLSKILVEIQREYSVGVIEGDLQTDFDAERIRAAGIPAVQVNTNGSCHLEALDIEKAMVAFGKLDLLIIENVGNLVCPSSYELGEDAKVCMLSVTEGEDKPAKYPSMFHVSSAFIINKTDLLPYVDFDVQKCRDFALGVNPTLDIFETSCKTGHGLDEFIGWIKAKIRRKKGE from the coding sequence ATGACCAAGCTTGATGTGAATAAAAGGATTCTCTCGAAAAACGAGGAACTGGCGGAAGCCCTCAAGGAAGGCTTTGACAGGGACAGAACCCTTGTCCTTAACTTTGTCTCCTCTCCCGGCAGCGGGAAAACCACCCTCCTTTCCAAAATCCTTGTGGAGATCCAGAGGGAATACTCCGTCGGCGTTATAGAGGGCGACCTCCAGACAGACTTTGACGCGGAACGCATCAGGGCAGCCGGTATCCCCGCTGTTCAGGTGAATACAAACGGCTCATGCCACCTCGAAGCACTCGACATAGAAAAGGCAATGGTTGCATTCGGCAAGCTTGACCTTCTCATTATAGAAAACGTGGGCAACCTCGTCTGCCCCTCCTCATACGAATTGGGCGAAGATGCAAAGGTCTGCATGCTCAGCGTAACCGAAGGGGAGGACAAGCCAGCCAAATACCCCTCTATGTTCCACGTTTCCTCAGCGTTCATCATCAACAAGACAGACCTTCTCCCATATGTGGATTTCGATGTGCAGAAATGCCGTGATTTCGCCCTCGGCGTGAACCCCACGCTGGACATCTTCGAGACCTCCTGCAAAACAGGACACGGGCTTGATGAGTTCATCGGCTGGATCAAAGCGAAAATCCGCAGAAAAAAGGGGGAGTAA